In one window of Puniceicoccus vermicola DNA:
- a CDS encoding sodium:solute symporter family transporter, with amino-acid sequence MKIEYLTLIVYLGVLLTLGGLFARFNKNLSDFVRGGAQGTWWMVGTSMLMSGISAFTFTGNAAAAFEGGPSLLVIYAANCLGFVIGGLFLGRWFRQTRAYTTADVVRTRFGVPVEQFSAFSSLFLGPFGAAIQLYALSLFTSTVLNIPLIPVLVTIGIIVTFYSTTGGKWAVMATDFVQALVMFGITILVCYLSLKAVGGFDAFFGFFKDPRFADDFRFFNDAGQFEGDRFTYKWAAVIFFMQIYSQISISQAGRFIAARDGKEASLSSWWAFVLMAAGSAIWFIPPMVARFLFEADIVGSGVEKPSESSYAYIATELLPNGMLGMLIAAMFAATMSSMDSGLNAQVGNIARNIVPRIRGALGYQNELSPKTEIRICHIATVVLGIIIIAYGILMARQSEIALFDAYLIIGSIIGVPMGFPLLMGLWIKKLPKWSYFPIFVACMVPTIWSFIDKKLNGTDWTIQERTLWILIFGLVATVICRLLYFITSERARKDVDEFFETMHTPIDYEKEVGSTAIDYDQYFVLAKAVFGVGLAVLLILLVPNDLAGRLCILFVSGFILIAGVLLYLGGKRSKKRVEKAMKAGKLSAEDLPPPDVSQIL; translated from the coding sequence ATGAAAATTGAATACCTTACGCTAATCGTTTATCTCGGCGTCTTGCTGACGCTTGGGGGGCTTTTTGCCCGATTCAACAAGAACCTCAGCGACTTTGTGCGCGGCGGAGCGCAGGGGACTTGGTGGATGGTGGGCACCAGCATGCTGATGAGTGGAATCAGTGCGTTCACTTTCACGGGCAATGCCGCGGCAGCTTTTGAAGGGGGGCCGAGTTTGCTGGTCATCTACGCTGCGAATTGCCTGGGATTTGTCATCGGGGGGCTTTTTCTCGGACGTTGGTTTCGGCAAACCCGGGCTTACACCACGGCGGATGTCGTGCGGACTCGTTTTGGTGTTCCGGTTGAGCAGTTCTCCGCTTTTTCATCATTGTTTCTCGGACCGTTCGGGGCCGCGATCCAACTCTATGCACTTTCGCTCTTCACGAGCACGGTGTTGAACATTCCGCTCATCCCCGTGCTGGTCACCATCGGGATCATTGTCACCTTCTACTCGACGACGGGGGGGAAGTGGGCCGTGATGGCGACGGACTTCGTGCAGGCTTTGGTGATGTTCGGCATCACGATTCTTGTCTGCTATCTCTCGCTGAAGGCCGTCGGTGGTTTTGATGCGTTTTTCGGGTTTTTCAAGGATCCCAGGTTTGCCGATGATTTTCGGTTCTTCAACGATGCGGGGCAGTTCGAAGGGGATCGCTTCACTTACAAATGGGCTGCGGTGATCTTCTTCATGCAGATTTATTCGCAAATCAGCATCAGCCAGGCCGGGCGCTTTATTGCGGCCCGGGACGGGAAAGAGGCTTCGCTCTCCTCTTGGTGGGCTTTTGTGCTCATGGCGGCGGGGAGTGCGATCTGGTTTATTCCGCCGATGGTCGCCCGCTTTCTTTTCGAGGCCGACATCGTGGGCAGCGGCGTTGAAAAACCCTCGGAAAGTTCCTACGCTTACATTGCCACTGAGCTTTTACCCAATGGCATGCTGGGGATGCTGATCGCGGCCATGTTTGCGGCTACGATGAGTAGTATGGACTCGGGGTTGAATGCCCAGGTGGGCAACATCGCCCGCAACATCGTGCCGAGAATTCGCGGGGCTCTGGGTTACCAGAATGAGCTCTCACCCAAAACCGAAATCCGTATCTGCCATATTGCGACGGTGGTCCTGGGGATCATTATCATCGCCTACGGAATCCTCATGGCGCGGCAGAGTGAGATCGCCCTGTTTGATGCGTATCTGATCATCGGCTCGATTATCGGAGTTCCGATGGGCTTTCCGCTGCTGATGGGGCTATGGATTAAGAAACTTCCGAAGTGGTCCTACTTCCCGATTTTTGTCGCCTGCATGGTCCCCACGATCTGGTCCTTCATCGACAAAAAGCTCAATGGCACCGATTGGACGATTCAGGAAAGAACGTTGTGGATCCTGATCTTCGGCTTGGTGGCCACCGTGATTTGTCGCCTGCTGTATTTCATCACTTCGGAGCGTGCCCGCAAGGATGTGGACGAATTTTTCGAAACCATGCATACCCCGATCGACTACGAGAAAGAGGTGGGGTCGACGGCAATTGACTACGATCAGTACTTCGTCCTCGCCAAGGCTGTGTTTGGGGTGGGGCTGGCGGTTTTGCTGATATTGCTCGTCCCCAATGATCTGGCCGGGCGCCTGTGTATCCTCTTCGTGTCGGGCTTTATCTTGATCGCGGGGGTTTTACTCTACCTCGGCGGAAAGCGGTCGAAGAAGAGAGTGGAGAAAGCGATGAAGGCTGGAAAACTTTCGGCCGAAGATCTTCCTCCTCCTGATGTGAGTCAGATTCTTTGA
- a CDS encoding hydroxyacid dehydrogenase yields MLNSLNPEVLVLCGGGVQTVSMTQFAEKSRLSSGEDRRSQSCRAVLALNEKEMDLFFPKGFAPGGLEVAHYRGGWDAEAFWEDLQRHEAELVVTCWSTPPFQEEWRETLSSLRYVCHVSGAVRNLLPRVYLEEGLLVTNWGNLAAANVAEHALLLLLAGLRRLSEWPSVIAGKRPWQPSPIVTRTLFGKRVGLHGFGNVAQSLSRLLKPFGVEISAYSEGVPEGLFGEFGVSRADSLEALFEGNEIVVECEALNPRTQGVVTREVLERLPTGALFVNVGRGAVVDEQALSELSAAGHIGVALDVFDTDPIRPDSPLHDLEDAVLSPHIAGPTSDQFARCGELAVRNIEAYLEGSPLEAQVSLEIYDRAT; encoded by the coding sequence ATGCTCAACAGTTTGAATCCGGAGGTTCTGGTTCTTTGCGGCGGAGGGGTTCAGACTGTTTCCATGACCCAATTTGCCGAGAAGTCTCGACTCAGTTCTGGAGAAGACCGCCGCTCCCAGTCCTGCCGTGCCGTCTTGGCGTTGAACGAGAAGGAAATGGATTTGTTTTTCCCGAAGGGATTTGCGCCGGGCGGTCTGGAGGTCGCCCACTATCGGGGAGGTTGGGATGCGGAGGCATTTTGGGAGGATTTGCAGCGGCATGAGGCGGAGTTGGTGGTCACTTGTTGGTCGACGCCTCCTTTTCAGGAGGAATGGCGGGAGACGCTTTCTTCGTTGCGGTACGTGTGCCATGTGAGTGGAGCGGTTCGCAATCTGTTGCCGCGGGTCTATTTGGAGGAAGGCTTGCTGGTGACGAATTGGGGGAATCTGGCGGCGGCCAATGTGGCGGAGCACGCACTTTTGTTACTGCTGGCGGGGTTGCGCCGACTTTCCGAGTGGCCGAGTGTCATTGCGGGGAAACGTCCTTGGCAGCCGTCTCCGATCGTGACGCGGACCCTTTTCGGCAAGCGGGTGGGCTTGCACGGATTCGGCAATGTGGCACAAAGTTTATCGCGACTTTTAAAACCGTTCGGGGTCGAGATCTCCGCGTATTCGGAGGGGGTGCCGGAGGGACTCTTCGGGGAGTTTGGCGTGAGCCGAGCCGATTCGCTGGAAGCCCTCTTCGAAGGGAATGAGATTGTGGTGGAGTGCGAGGCTTTGAATCCCCGGACGCAGGGAGTGGTGACGCGGGAGGTGTTGGAGCGGTTGCCCACGGGGGCGTTGTTTGTGAATGTTGGGCGAGGGGCAGTCGTGGATGAGCAGGCTCTCTCGGAGTTGTCGGCAGCGGGGCATATCGGCGTGGCGCTGGATGTATTCGATACGGATCCGATTCGCCCGGACTCGCCTCTTCATGATTTGGAGGATGCGGTGCTTTCTCCCCATATCGCGGGGCCGACAAGCGATCAATTTGCCCGATGCGGAGAGCTCGCTGTTCGAAATATTGAAGCGTATCTGGAAGGATCTCCTTTAGAGGCTCAGGTTTCTCTGGAGATTTACGATCGGGCCACTTGA
- a CDS encoding LacI family DNA-binding transcriptional regulator, whose translation MTGIRLFLTLPGMNPRVTLRDIAKVANVHYSTVSLALRDHPRVSTEVKKRIQALAQEMGYVPDPALTALNAYRKTKLPIHYKSTIAWIDTWQDENEGLRDQPTFNEYFLGASTRARQQGYELQEFSMRDNDMSPKRLSKILLSRGIAGLLLPPRQTQGDRLDLDYDQFSTVCFGYSITPHVFHLVTNHQSHSMSLALEEVSRLGYKKIGVYLHEYVDNKTDNAYAAGYWRFRQRHPQREHMEPCIVPKGQSDEAALANWLKNSKPDVIISDTDEPTIEMLEALGLRIPEDIGCAWLSLGEDEERRSGVDQNGKLIGHTAIDFLIGMIQRGERGIPKTPIRMLVEGSWRPGKTLREKAPLPKDG comes from the coding sequence TTGACGGGGATTCGCCTCTTCCTCACCCTACCCGGCATGAATCCCCGAGTCACTCTACGCGATATCGCCAAGGTGGCGAACGTGCACTACAGCACCGTCAGTCTCGCGTTGCGGGATCACCCGCGGGTGTCGACCGAAGTCAAAAAGCGCATTCAGGCACTGGCGCAAGAGATGGGCTATGTCCCCGACCCCGCACTCACCGCTCTCAATGCCTACCGCAAGACCAAACTGCCGATTCACTACAAGTCCACGATCGCATGGATCGACACCTGGCAGGATGAGAATGAAGGACTGAGGGATCAACCGACCTTCAACGAGTATTTTCTGGGGGCCTCGACCCGCGCTCGGCAGCAGGGATACGAACTTCAGGAGTTTTCCATGCGCGACAACGACATGAGCCCCAAGCGCCTGTCGAAAATTCTTCTCTCCCGGGGCATCGCCGGCCTCCTCCTCCCCCCGCGACAAACGCAAGGAGATCGACTCGATCTTGACTACGATCAGTTCTCAACGGTCTGTTTTGGCTATAGCATCACCCCCCACGTCTTCCATTTGGTCACGAATCACCAATCGCACAGCATGAGCTTGGCCCTGGAGGAAGTCAGCCGACTCGGCTACAAGAAAATCGGCGTCTACCTCCACGAATATGTCGATAACAAGACCGACAACGCCTACGCCGCCGGATATTGGCGGTTCCGCCAGCGCCACCCGCAAAGAGAGCACATGGAGCCCTGTATCGTTCCCAAAGGACAGAGCGACGAAGCTGCCCTCGCGAATTGGCTGAAGAACAGCAAACCGGATGTGATCATCAGCGATACCGACGAGCCGACCATCGAAATGCTGGAGGCCCTCGGACTCCGCATTCCCGAAGACATCGGCTGCGCCTGGCTCAGCCTCGGCGAAGACGAGGAACGCCGCTCCGGCGTCGATCAAAATGGGAAGCTCATCGGGCACACCGCCATCGACTTCCTCATCGGAATGATTCAACGCGGCGAGCGCGGGATTCCCAAAACCCCCATCCGCATGCTCGTCGAAGGGTCCTGGCGACCGGGAAAAACGCTCCGCGAAAAAGCCCCCCTCCCCAAAGATGGCTAA